One part of the Microbacterium aurugineum genome encodes these proteins:
- a CDS encoding class I SAM-dependent methyltransferase, producing MAEEMATSFGAQAGDYEVGRPEYPFDAVAWMLEKMPVGSRRIADVGAGTGKLTRVLAGAPDAEIVAIDPDPKMLAALRLAVPGVPTFAGTAESLPLPDSSLDAVVLGQAWHWVDPVTGSAEIGRTVRSGGVLGLIWNIRDERVSWVRRLTEIMHGSNAEVMLADGGPEVAAPFGPLEEESWEWVRPISRDHLHRMASSRSFVITAPAEEKARIRREMDDLFDELGLDGESTIDLPYVTRAFRAIRD from the coding sequence ATGGCTGAGGAGATGGCGACGTCGTTCGGAGCACAGGCCGGGGACTACGAGGTCGGACGGCCTGAGTACCCTTTCGATGCGGTCGCGTGGATGCTGGAGAAGATGCCGGTCGGCTCGCGGCGGATCGCCGACGTCGGCGCGGGCACGGGGAAACTCACCAGGGTCCTGGCCGGGGCGCCGGACGCGGAGATCGTCGCGATCGATCCGGATCCGAAGATGCTCGCCGCGCTTCGGCTCGCTGTGCCCGGCGTGCCGACGTTCGCGGGCACAGCGGAATCCCTTCCGCTCCCTGATTCCAGCCTGGACGCCGTGGTGCTCGGGCAGGCCTGGCACTGGGTGGATCCGGTCACCGGCTCGGCCGAGATCGGTCGCACGGTGCGCAGTGGGGGAGTGCTCGGCTTGATCTGGAACATCCGCGACGAGCGCGTCTCTTGGGTGCGGCGCCTCACCGAGATCATGCACGGCAGCAATGCCGAGGTCATGCTGGCCGACGGCGGGCCCGAGGTCGCCGCGCCGTTCGGGCCGTTGGAGGAGGAGTCGTGGGAGTGGGTGCGTCCGATCTCGCGCGACCACCTGCACCGGATGGCGTCCTCGCGCAGCTTCGTCATCACCGCCCCCGCCGAAGAGAAGGCGCGGATCCGGCGAGAGATGGACGACCTCTTCGACGAACTCGGACTCGACGGCGAGAGCACGATCGATCTGCCCTATGTGACCAGGGCGTTCCGAGCGATCCGGGACTGA
- a CDS encoding 3'-5' exonuclease, with the protein MPLDFTAIDFETANSSPASACSVGLVRVRGGEVVATTGWLIQPPPGHDEFQEWNVRIHGIQPEDVLSAATWVDQFDRLCAFAGADVLVAHNAGFDLNVLRRASEATGQSCPPYRSLCSLQVARKTYELESYRLPVAAAAAGFAEFAHHDALADARACAQIVIDAAARAGAADVFALADALSLRVTAPVPPVAPALERAVA; encoded by the coding sequence GTGCCCTTGGACTTCACTGCGATCGACTTCGAGACCGCGAACTCCAGTCCTGCCTCGGCCTGCTCCGTCGGACTCGTCCGTGTGCGCGGAGGCGAGGTCGTCGCCACCACGGGATGGCTGATCCAGCCACCGCCCGGGCACGACGAGTTCCAGGAGTGGAACGTTCGCATCCACGGCATCCAGCCCGAGGATGTGCTTTCGGCCGCCACGTGGGTCGACCAGTTCGACCGCCTGTGCGCGTTCGCCGGAGCCGACGTGCTGGTCGCCCACAACGCCGGGTTCGACCTCAACGTCCTGCGCCGCGCCTCCGAGGCCACGGGGCAGAGTTGCCCGCCTTACCGTTCACTGTGCAGCCTTCAGGTCGCTCGCAAGACGTACGAGCTCGAGTCCTATCGCCTGCCCGTGGCCGCAGCCGCCGCCGGCTTCGCGGAGTTCGCACATCACGACGCTCTCGCAGACGCCCGCGCATGCGCACAGATCGTGATCGACGCGGCAGCCCGAGCGGGCGCCGCCGACGTCTTCGCCCTCGCCGATGCCCTGAGTCTGCGCGTGACCGCCCCTGTCCCCCCTGTCGCGCCCGCACTGGAGCGCGCGGTCGCCTGA
- a CDS encoding DNA recombination protein RmuC encodes MDALSVVLVLVALATGVTVGWLLRAGRGAAELARAQAELAAARDDRDRQYDLYRDAVEHARTEQRAEAQRVQQQNAVLTALAPVRESLQQMQTKVAAIERERHAQFGTLEEQLRRAQESDEALRATTESLAGALRSTATRGVWGETQLRRVVEAAGLTRHIDFDLQATISSDRGQGRPDMVIRLAGGSSIAVDAKVPLDAYLEASALPQGDAHESQRRAHMQKHVRAVRAHIDALAKKAYWTGLDASPEFVICFLPSESLLAAAIDEDPTLLDYAFSRRVALASPVNLWAVLKTVAFTWTQQEVSTEARTLLALGTQLYDRLGTLAGHADDLRRALERTVDSYNRFAGSLETRVLVTARQFPGVDETALASVPPSTAASARRFTAPELLAADDLPESADVTVERVSDAAVTADVGDVRARLAEDERSTP; translated from the coding sequence ATGGATGCACTCTCTGTCGTTCTCGTCCTCGTCGCCCTCGCGACGGGCGTCACGGTGGGCTGGTTGCTGCGGGCCGGCCGCGGAGCCGCGGAGCTCGCCCGTGCGCAGGCCGAACTCGCGGCTGCGCGCGACGACCGTGACCGCCAATATGACCTCTACCGCGACGCCGTCGAGCATGCCAGGACCGAGCAGCGCGCCGAAGCCCAGAGAGTCCAGCAGCAGAATGCCGTCCTGACCGCCCTCGCGCCGGTGCGGGAGAGTCTGCAGCAGATGCAGACCAAGGTCGCCGCGATCGAGCGGGAGCGTCACGCGCAGTTCGGCACGCTCGAGGAGCAGCTGCGTCGCGCCCAGGAGTCCGACGAGGCACTGCGGGCAACCACGGAATCACTCGCGGGAGCCCTGCGCTCGACCGCCACGCGCGGTGTCTGGGGCGAGACTCAGCTCCGCCGTGTGGTCGAAGCCGCCGGCCTCACTCGGCACATCGACTTCGACCTGCAGGCGACGATCTCCTCCGACCGCGGACAGGGACGACCCGACATGGTCATTCGTCTCGCGGGCGGCAGCTCGATCGCCGTCGATGCCAAGGTGCCCCTCGACGCCTATCTCGAGGCCTCCGCACTTCCCCAGGGAGACGCACACGAATCACAGCGCCGCGCGCACATGCAGAAGCACGTCAGGGCGGTCCGCGCGCACATCGACGCGCTGGCGAAGAAGGCGTACTGGACCGGCCTCGACGCGAGCCCGGAGTTCGTGATCTGCTTCCTACCGAGCGAATCGCTTCTGGCCGCCGCCATCGATGAGGATCCGACGCTGCTCGACTACGCATTCAGCCGCCGCGTCGCACTCGCGTCACCCGTCAACCTGTGGGCGGTCCTGAAGACGGTGGCCTTCACCTGGACGCAACAGGAAGTGTCCACCGAGGCCCGCACCCTGCTCGCGCTCGGCACGCAGCTGTACGACCGCCTGGGAACCCTCGCCGGGCACGCCGACGATCTGCGCCGCGCTCTGGAGCGGACGGTCGACAGCTACAACCGCTTCGCCGGCTCCCTCGAGACGCGTGTGCTGGTCACGGCCCGACAGTTCCCGGGGGTCGACGAAACCGCGCTCGCCTCCGTGCCCCCGTCGACCGCGGCGAGCGCACGCCGCTTCACGGCTCCCGAGCTGCTCGCCGCAGACGATCTTCCCGAGAGCGCCGATGTCACGGTGGAGCGCGTGAGCGACGCGGCAGTCACCGCTGACGTCGGCGACGTGCGAGCACGCCTGGCAGAAGACGAGAGGTCGACGCCGTGA
- the glpX gene encoding class II fructose-bisphosphatase, with protein sequence MVSLTADLSPLRPDRNLAMELVRATEAAAIRAVPFIGRGAKEAADGAAVDAMRAFLGTVDFQGRVVIGEGEKDNAPMLFNGEVVGTGRGPLCDIAVDPIDGTSLTAAGRQNALSVIAVSDRGTMLDASSVFYMDKLVTGPAGVGVVDIRLPIGENIRKLAGALDKPVDEIVVSVLNRPRHERLIQEIRDAGAGTRLMSDGDVAGGINAARHDARTDMCVGVGGSPEGIVTACAIKALGGHIQGRLWPRDDEERQRGIDAGLDMDKVYEADDLVQGSNTIFVATGVTDGQLVAGVRRERGYVYTESVVLRGASGTLRRIASEHLVSKWL encoded by the coding sequence ATGGTGAGTCTGACAGCGGATCTGAGCCCTCTTCGTCCCGATCGAAACCTCGCGATGGAGTTGGTCCGTGCGACCGAGGCCGCAGCCATCCGCGCGGTCCCCTTCATCGGGCGGGGTGCGAAGGAAGCCGCGGACGGTGCCGCCGTCGATGCGATGCGCGCGTTCCTCGGCACCGTCGACTTCCAGGGCCGTGTCGTGATCGGTGAGGGCGAGAAGGACAACGCGCCCATGCTCTTCAACGGCGAGGTCGTCGGCACCGGCCGCGGCCCGCTGTGCGACATCGCCGTGGATCCCATCGACGGCACCTCGCTGACCGCAGCCGGTCGCCAGAACGCACTCTCCGTGATCGCGGTCTCGGACCGGGGGACGATGCTGGACGCCTCCTCCGTCTTCTACATGGACAAGCTGGTCACGGGGCCCGCCGGCGTCGGAGTCGTCGACATCCGCCTTCCGATCGGCGAGAACATCCGCAAGCTGGCCGGTGCGCTCGACAAGCCCGTCGATGAGATCGTCGTCTCCGTGCTCAACCGTCCGCGTCACGAGCGGTTGATCCAGGAGATCCGCGATGCCGGGGCCGGTACCCGCCTGATGAGCGACGGCGACGTCGCCGGCGGGATCAACGCAGCTCGGCACGATGCCCGCACCGACATGTGCGTCGGCGTCGGGGGGAGCCCGGAGGGAATCGTCACCGCGTGCGCCATCAAGGCCCTGGGCGGACACATCCAGGGACGCCTCTGGCCGCGCGACGACGAGGAGCGCCAGCGGGGGATCGACGCCGGCCTCGACATGGACAAGGTCTACGAGGCCGATGACCTGGTGCAGGGGAGCAACACGATCTTCGTCGCGACCGGTGTCACGGACGGGCAGCTCGTCGCCGGGGTACGGCGTGAGCGGGGATACGTGTACACCGAGAGCGTCGTGCTTCGCGGTGCCTCCGGAACACTGCGTCGTATCGCCTCGGAGCACCTCGTCTCGAAGTGGCTCTGA
- the fbaA gene encoding class II fructose-bisphosphate aldolase, with the protein MPVATPDQYAEMLDRAKAGGFAYPAFNVSSSQTINAVLQGLTEAGSDGIIQVTTGGADYFAGHTVKARATGALAFARYATEVAKNYPVTVALHTDHCPKDALAGFVEPLIAASEEEVKAGRNPIFQSHMWDGSAVPLAENIEIAKDLLPRMKNINAILEVEIGVVGGEEDGVQHEGSNEALYTTFADVDQAVQALGLGEQGRYIAALTFGNVHGVYKPGGVKLRPELLGEIQAQVAAKYNTGAKPLDLVFHGGSGSTDDEIALAVANGVIKMNIDTDTQYAYTRAIADYMFKNYDGVLKVDGEVGNKKQYDPRAWGKIAETAMAARVVESTRQLGSYGQSQS; encoded by the coding sequence ATGCCCGTCGCCACCCCGGATCAGTACGCCGAAATGCTCGACCGCGCGAAGGCCGGCGGCTTCGCATACCCCGCTTTCAACGTCTCGAGCTCGCAGACGATCAACGCCGTCCTCCAGGGGCTGACCGAGGCCGGCTCCGACGGCATCATCCAGGTCACCACCGGCGGTGCCGACTACTTCGCCGGCCACACCGTCAAGGCCCGCGCCACCGGTGCGCTCGCGTTCGCCCGATACGCCACCGAGGTGGCGAAGAACTACCCGGTCACGGTGGCTCTGCACACGGACCACTGCCCGAAGGACGCTCTGGCCGGCTTCGTGGAGCCGCTGATCGCCGCCTCCGAGGAAGAGGTCAAGGCCGGGCGCAACCCGATCTTCCAGTCGCACATGTGGGACGGCTCGGCGGTTCCCCTCGCGGAGAACATCGAGATCGCGAAGGACCTCCTCCCCCGCATGAAGAACATCAACGCCATCCTCGAGGTCGAGATCGGCGTCGTGGGCGGCGAAGAGGACGGTGTGCAGCACGAGGGCTCGAACGAAGCCCTCTACACGACGTTCGCCGACGTCGACCAGGCTGTGCAGGCACTCGGCCTCGGCGAGCAGGGTCGCTACATCGCCGCCCTCACGTTCGGCAACGTGCACGGTGTGTACAAGCCCGGTGGCGTGAAGCTTCGCCCGGAGCTCCTCGGCGAGATCCAGGCGCAGGTCGCGGCGAAGTACAACACGGGCGCGAAGCCGCTCGACCTGGTCTTCCACGGCGGATCCGGCTCGACCGATGATGAGATCGCGCTGGCTGTCGCCAACGGCGTGATCAAGATGAACATCGACACCGACACGCAGTACGCGTACACGCGCGCGATCGCCGACTACATGTTCAAGAACTACGACGGCGTGCTCAAGGTCGACGGCGAGGTCGGAAACAAGAAGCAGTACGACCCGCGTGCCTGGGGCAAGATCGCGGAGACGGCGATGGCCGCCCGCGTGGTGGAGTCGACCCGTCAGCTCGGCTCGTACGGTCAGTCCCAGAGCTGA
- a CDS encoding DUF6264 family protein has translation MTDQRPQYGELATPEEQRRAAGLPPLDEVAVAPPTPSVAPTAAAASPAPGDGSTTRRRPVDRLVTIALLAYGLVNVIVTGLSYLDLPNVMNETMRILGIDGEFTNFAQGRTWGTIGAIVLAVGWAITAALSIRRLRRGRLAWWLPIVGAIVTGIIVSMCIAVPMMSDPAFTAYLTSVGP, from the coding sequence ATGACCGATCAACGTCCGCAGTACGGCGAACTCGCAACGCCGGAGGAGCAGCGCCGAGCCGCCGGCTTGCCGCCGCTGGACGAGGTCGCCGTCGCGCCGCCGACGCCTTCCGTCGCACCGACCGCCGCCGCTGCGTCCCCGGCACCGGGTGATGGCTCGACCACGCGTCGGCGCCCCGTGGATCGGCTCGTGACGATCGCGCTTCTCGCGTACGGCTTGGTGAACGTCATCGTCACGGGGCTGTCGTATCTCGACCTTCCGAACGTGATGAACGAGACCATGAGGATCCTCGGCATCGACGGGGAGTTCACGAACTTCGCGCAGGGACGCACGTGGGGCACGATCGGTGCGATCGTCCTGGCCGTCGGGTGGGCGATCACAGCTGCACTCTCCATTCGTCGCCTGCGTCGCGGGCGTCTCGCGTGGTGGCTGCCGATCGTGGGTGCGATCGTGACGGGGATCATCGTCTCGATGTGCATCGCCGTCCCGATGATGAGCGACCCGGCGTTCACGGCCTACCTCACGTCGGTCGGGCCATAG